A window of Fibrobacter sp. UWR3 contains these coding sequences:
- a CDS encoding NgoBV family restriction endonuclease: MSKANEIFDQLKNDFGFNGASGSVQFSLKDFNITVDQNNIIGNILEEWIAKWLDSKGIPNIHNLKQESPDFWLNPNNLSEDWLEIKSFTGSPNFDIAAFRSFINLIIEKPYKLQSQYLLIKYKMENGVVTIEDFWLKKVWEISCTSSKFPLKVQYKNKTIVNIRPATWYSEKAEYPVFECLEDFLSALEQTIYKYHETNYLAETWSEKLVSSYNKFYGIRLNIPRWNDIKIRYFNDSDVPILKCKKAAGG, from the coding sequence ATGAGCAAAGCAAACGAAATATTTGACCAATTGAAAAATGACTTCGGATTCAATGGCGCATCCGGTTCAGTCCAGTTCTCATTAAAAGATTTCAACATAACTGTTGATCAAAATAATATTATTGGCAATATCTTGGAGGAATGGATAGCCAAATGGCTAGACAGCAAAGGCATTCCCAACATTCATAATCTAAAGCAGGAATCCCCTGACTTTTGGCTTAATCCAAATAATCTTTCCGAAGATTGGCTCGAAATTAAATCTTTTACGGGATCACCTAATTTTGATATTGCTGCCTTTAGAAGTTTTATAAACCTCATCATTGAAAAGCCATACAAGTTACAATCACAATATCTTCTTATCAAATATAAAATGGAAAACGGCGTCGTCACCATTGAAGATTTTTGGCTTAAAAAGGTTTGGGAAATCAGTTGTACAAGTAGTAAATTTCCTCTTAAGGTTCAATATAAAAATAAGACCATTGTCAACATTCGTCCCGCAACATGGTATTCTGAAAAAGCAGAATATCCTGTCTTCGAATGTCTAGAAGACTTTTTATCCGCTCTAGAACAAACAATATACAAATACCACGAAACAAATTATCTAGCAGAAACCTGGTCAGAAAAATTAGTTAGTAGTTACAACAAATTTTATGGGATAAGGCTTAATATCCCTAGATGGAATGATATAAAAATCAGGTACTTTAACGATTCTGACGTTCCCATATTAAAATGCAAAAAAGCCGCCGGCGGTTAA